One Brevibacillus choshinensis genomic window carries:
- a CDS encoding cyclase family protein encodes MKMYDVTGAIYEGMTVYKNKPEKQPRIKPVTNGYVTESRIELDVHTGTHVDAPLHMVTDGETFETIALEKLVGSCKVLDLTHVEDKITRADLEPFSIGTDDFLLFKTKNSWDEAFSFEFVYLAMDGAEYLASLGVRGLGTDALGIERSQEGHPTHKTLFAANVIIIEGLRLKEVPQGDYFMVAAPLKLVGTDAAPARVLLLEGVTTT; translated from the coding sequence ATGAAGATGTACGATGTAACAGGCGCGATTTATGAAGGAATGACGGTGTACAAAAACAAACCGGAGAAACAACCGAGAATCAAGCCTGTCACCAATGGCTACGTGACGGAGTCCCGAATTGAATTGGACGTCCATACGGGCACGCATGTGGATGCGCCGCTTCACATGGTAACGGATGGAGAAACCTTTGAAACGATTGCGTTGGAGAAATTGGTGGGATCCTGCAAAGTGTTGGATCTCACCCATGTAGAGGACAAAATTACCCGTGCAGACCTGGAGCCGTTTTCCATTGGCACGGACGATTTCCTCCTGTTCAAAACGAAGAACTCATGGGATGAGGCGTTTTCATTTGAATTCGTGTATTTGGCCATGGATGGAGCCGAATACTTGGCGAGCTTGGGAGTGCGAGGGTTGGGAACAGATGCCCTCGGAATCGAGCGCAGTCAGGAAGGTCACCCCACGCACAAAACATTGTTTGCAGCCAACGTCATTATTATCGAAGGCTTGCGTTTGAAGGAAGTACCCCAAGGGGATTACTTCATGGTGGCCGCCCCTCTAAAGCTGGTCGGGACAGATGCTGCGCCTGCTAGAGTCTTGCTTTTGGAAGGCGTCACGACCACGTAG
- a CDS encoding Gfo/Idh/MocA family protein, with protein MRFGVIGTNWITEEFIRSGKEIEGFSLAAVYSRTEERARSFAQTHGAPLIFTDVESMAASKEIDAVYIASPNSFHARQAIQCMKQGLHVLCEKPLASNANEARAMVAAARESGVLLMEAVKSTLAPNFRAIQDNLPKLGKNRRYFAGNCQYSSRYDAYKQGTVLNAFDPAFSNGAMMDIGIYCLYPMVVLFGKPSSVKGEAIMLDSGVDGEGSILMKYEDKEAVVIYSKISDSFLPAEIQGEDATMVIDKINHLKKIEIRYRDGRVEDVTRPQTSQLMHYEIREFMELVQKGLLESPTNSHENTLIAMEIMDEVRKQVGLAYPADRSNAD; from the coding sequence ATGAGATTTGGCGTAATTGGAACCAATTGGATCACGGAAGAGTTTATTCGTTCAGGGAAAGAGATAGAGGGGTTTTCCCTGGCGGCAGTTTATTCTCGTACAGAAGAACGAGCCAGATCTTTCGCGCAGACGCACGGTGCCCCCTTGATTTTCACGGACGTTGAGTCGATGGCTGCTAGCAAGGAGATCGATGCCGTGTACATCGCCAGTCCCAATTCTTTTCACGCCAGGCAAGCGATCCAGTGCATGAAGCAGGGGCTGCACGTGCTGTGCGAAAAGCCGTTAGCGTCCAATGCAAACGAAGCACGAGCGATGGTTGCTGCTGCGAGGGAAAGCGGCGTACTGCTCATGGAAGCGGTGAAATCGACGCTCGCACCGAATTTCCGGGCGATTCAGGACAACCTTCCCAAGCTGGGGAAAAACCGCCGGTATTTTGCAGGGAACTGCCAATATTCGTCTCGCTACGATGCTTATAAACAAGGAACCGTCCTCAACGCGTTTGATCCGGCCTTTTCAAACGGGGCGATGATGGATATCGGGATCTACTGTCTGTACCCGATGGTCGTCCTGTTCGGGAAGCCCTCCTCAGTGAAAGGGGAGGCCATCATGCTCGATTCAGGTGTCGACGGTGAAGGAAGCATCCTGATGAAATATGAGGACAAAGAAGCAGTGGTGATCTACTCGAAAATCTCGGATTCGTTTCTGCCTGCTGAAATTCAGGGGGAGGACGCCACGATGGTCATCGACAAAATCAATCATTTGAAGAAGATCGAAATCCGTTACCGAGATGGAAGGGTGGAGGATGTCACGAGACCTCAGACATCCCAGCTGATGCATTACGAGATCCGGGAGTTTATGGAGCTGGTCCAAAAGGGATTGCTGGAGTCGCCTACGAATTCCCATGAGAATACACTGATCGCCATGGAAATTATGGATGAGGTGAGAAAACAGGTCGGACTTGCATACCCTGCGGACCGATCGAATGCAGACTAG
- the gnd gene encoding phosphogluconate dehydrogenase (NAD(+)-dependent, decarboxylating), with protein MRIGLIGLGKMGLNLGQNLLDHQHEVVAFDVNAEAVEAMKGYGASGANSLGELVSLLEAPRVLWIMVPHAIVDSVLEELTPLLQPGDIVIEAGNSHYKETIRRYHQMKEAGVHYMDAGTSGGMEGARHGACYMVGGDPEAWAVVEPVFRDTAVANGYLYAGEAGSGHFLKMVHNGIEYGMMAAIGEGFEVLEKSGFSYDFEQVARVWNNGSVIRSWLMELTERAFSKDAKLDELKGVMHSSGEGKWTVETALDLQAATPVIAMSLLMRYRSLETDTFTGKVVAALRNEFGGHAVEKAEKN; from the coding sequence ATGAGGATCGGACTTATCGGGTTAGGAAAAATGGGCCTGAACTTAGGACAAAATTTGCTCGATCATCAGCATGAAGTGGTGGCCTTCGACGTAAATGCGGAAGCAGTAGAAGCGATGAAAGGGTACGGGGCGAGCGGTGCCAATAGCTTGGGAGAGCTCGTCTCACTACTAGAGGCACCCCGAGTGCTCTGGATCATGGTTCCCCATGCGATCGTCGATTCTGTATTGGAAGAATTGACTCCGCTGCTGCAACCAGGGGATATCGTGATCGAAGCAGGTAATTCACACTATAAAGAAACCATACGCCGCTACCATCAAATGAAAGAGGCGGGCGTACATTATATGGACGCAGGGACGTCTGGCGGAATGGAAGGGGCACGCCACGGAGCCTGCTACATGGTAGGCGGAGATCCGGAAGCATGGGCAGTGGTCGAGCCGGTCTTTCGCGACACAGCGGTAGCAAACGGCTATTTGTACGCGGGGGAAGCCGGCAGTGGTCATTTCTTGAAAATGGTGCATAATGGCATCGAATACGGCATGATGGCTGCGATTGGCGAAGGGTTTGAGGTGCTGGAAAAAAGCGGTTTCTCTTATGACTTTGAGCAAGTAGCGCGGGTATGGAACAACGGCTCCGTCATTCGTTCATGGCTCATGGAGCTGACAGAGCGCGCCTTTTCCAAAGACGCCAAGCTGGATGAGCTGAAAGGGGTCATGCACTCGTCCGGAGAAGGAAAATGGACGGTTGAAACAGCGCTGGATCTGCAAGCCGCCACACCGGTCATCGCGATGTCCCTGTTGATGCGGTATCGCTCCTTGGAGACGGATACGTTTACAGGGAAAGTCGTAGCGGCTTTGCGTAACGAGTTTGGCGGACATGCGGTGGAAAAGGCGGAAAAAAACTAG
- the zwf gene encoding glucose-6-phosphate dehydrogenase, with translation MESMSFVLFGATGDLAKRKIYPALYNLYLDQKMPSPFSIIGVGRRDWSDEEFQASVRKSVQTFSRRAEMEEMDEFVQAFRYCAVDVTDPEAFKPLQSLVAQREAELQIAENRMFYLSVAPEFFDVISSSIKTSGLGTTKGWKRLIIEKPFGHDLKSAQQLNEKLGAAFAEEEIYRIDHYLGKPMVQNLEALEFANPVFQALWNNQYIANVQITAGETVGVEERAGYYDQAGAIRDMVQNHLLQMLMMTAMHVPKRISANDIRAQKRQVMEAVRPLQKEEVAQHVVRGQYAAGEISDKPAVDYRGEPGVRPDSMTDTFIAARVWIDDPFWKGVPFYIRTGKRMKEKSTRIVIEFKNPLEGLYHHHQDKPAPNLLIISVHPNEGIALQVNSKNPSNSGKIEPVTVDFSAGTAGVPEAYELLLFDALRGDSTYFAHWKEVELSWKWVEPILAAFRENLVPLHFYPAGSYGPDAAEKLLTADGFQWWLDQAPRREPVASHS, from the coding sequence GGTGCTACAGGAGACTTGGCAAAGCGTAAAATTTACCCTGCCTTGTACAATTTATATCTCGACCAAAAAATGCCGTCCCCTTTTTCCATCATCGGAGTAGGCAGACGGGACTGGTCAGACGAGGAGTTTCAAGCGAGTGTCAGAAAGTCTGTTCAAACCTTTTCGCGCCGAGCCGAGATGGAGGAAATGGACGAGTTTGTCCAAGCGTTCCGGTACTGTGCTGTCGACGTGACGGATCCGGAAGCATTCAAGCCTTTGCAATCGCTGGTGGCACAACGTGAAGCGGAGCTGCAGATAGCGGAAAATCGCATGTTTTACTTGTCGGTAGCCCCGGAATTTTTCGATGTGATCAGCTCCAGCATCAAGACAAGCGGCCTCGGAACGACGAAGGGCTGGAAGAGATTGATTATCGAAAAGCCATTTGGCCATGATCTGAAATCAGCGCAGCAATTGAACGAAAAGCTCGGTGCCGCCTTTGCGGAAGAGGAAATTTACCGGATCGATCATTATCTTGGCAAGCCGATGGTGCAAAATCTGGAGGCTTTGGAATTTGCCAATCCAGTTTTTCAGGCGCTTTGGAACAATCAATATATCGCCAATGTGCAAATCACGGCAGGTGAAACAGTTGGGGTAGAAGAACGGGCTGGCTATTACGATCAGGCTGGAGCGATTCGCGACATGGTGCAAAATCATCTGCTGCAAATGCTGATGATGACGGCCATGCATGTCCCCAAACGGATCTCCGCCAATGACATCAGGGCGCAGAAACGCCAGGTGATGGAAGCCGTACGCCCCCTGCAAAAGGAAGAAGTGGCCCAGCATGTGGTGCGTGGCCAATACGCGGCTGGAGAAATTTCGGACAAGCCTGCCGTCGATTACCGGGGAGAGCCAGGCGTTCGCCCTGACTCGATGACGGATACGTTTATCGCTGCCCGTGTCTGGATTGATGATCCGTTTTGGAAAGGTGTCCCGTTCTACATACGGACAGGCAAGCGGATGAAGGAAAAATCAACGAGAATCGTGATTGAATTCAAAAATCCTTTGGAAGGTCTGTACCATCATCATCAGGACAAGCCTGCGCCGAATTTGCTCATCATCAGCGTGCATCCAAATGAGGGTATCGCCCTGCAAGTGAATAGTAAGAATCCGTCCAATAGCGGCAAGATTGAGCCTGTGACCGTGGACTTTTCCGCAGGGACTGCGGGTGTGCCGGAAGCCTATGAATTGCTTCTGTTTGATGCTTTGAGAGGAGATTCGACGTACTTCGCCCACTGGAAGGAAGTGGAGCTGTCCTGGAAGTGGGTGGAGCCTATTCTTGCGGCTTTTCGGGAAAATCTCGTGCCGCTGCACTTTTACCCGGCGGGCTCGTACGGTCCAGACGCTGCGGAGAAATTGCTTACGGCTGACGGCTTCCAGTGGTGGCTGGACCAAGCCCCGAGGCGAGAGCCCGTCGCGAGCCATTCATAA